One part of the Anguilla anguilla isolate fAngAng1 chromosome 11, fAngAng1.pri, whole genome shotgun sequence genome encodes these proteins:
- the her9 gene encoding hairy-related 9, whose protein sequence is MGNNIVTMPADTMEKPTASPIAGAPACGTHTPDKPKNASEHRKSSKPIMEKRRRARINESLGQLKTLILDALKKDSSRHSKLEKADILEMTVKHLRNLQRIQMTALTADTAVLSKYRAGYNECMNEVTRFLTSCEGVNTEVRSRLLTHLSGCLGQTIAMNYPQPCPAQQAQLAQPLHVQLPPTLPINGVPMPGKLSPAEAVSPKVYGGFQLVPATDGQFAFLIPNPAFASATTPVIPLYANASVPVTVNASPVHANSAPAMTSPVQGMTSFAGVSRTVSPMSVNVGSESSESVWRPW, encoded by the exons ATGG GAAATAATATAGTGACGATGCCAGCAGACACCATGGAGAAACCTACGGCATCCCCAATAGCAGGTGCCCCTGCTTGTGGAACTCACACTCCAGACAAACCAAAAAACGCCAGTGAGCACAGAAAG TCTTCCAAACCCATCATGGAAAAACGTCGGCGAGCGAGGATAAACGAAAGTCTTGGTCAACTCAAAACGCTTATCCTAGATGCACTTAAGAAAGAC AGTTCCAGACACTCGAAATTGGAGAAAgctgatattttggagatgacAGTGAAACACTTGCGGAATTTGCAGCGTATACAGATGACTG CGCTGACAGCCGACACAGCGGTGCTCAGTAAATACCGGGCAGGATACAACGAGTGCATGAACGAGGTGACCCGCTTCTTGACCAGTTGTGAAGGGGTGAACACAGAGGTCAGGTCCCGCCTTCTTACGCACCTGTCAGGCTGCTTGGGCCAGACGATCGCCATGAACTACCCACAGCCATGCCCGGCGCAACAGGCTCAGCTCGCGCAGCCCCTTCACGTGCAGCTACCTCCGACGTTGCCCATCAACGGCGTCCCTATGCCTGGCAAACTGAGTCCCGCCGAGGCGGTGTCGCCGAAGGTCTACGGGGGGTTCCAGCTTGTGCCGGCCACAGACGGACAGTTCGCCTTCCTCATCCCCAACCCGGCCTTCGCTTCTGCTACCACCCCCGTTATACCCCTCTACGCGAACGCGAGTGTGCCGGTAACCGTCAACGCCAGCCCGGTCCATGCCAACTCGGCGCCTGCAATGACCTCGCCAGTCCAGGGCATGACTTCGTTTGCCGGCGTTTCCCGGACCGTCAGCCCAATGAGCGTAAACGTTGGTTCGGAGAGCAGCGAGTCGGTCTGGCGACCTTGGTAA